A single region of the Austwickia chelonae genome encodes:
- the rplL gene encoding 50S ribosomal protein L7/L12 — MAKLSTEELLDAFKEMTLIELSEFVKAFEETFEVTAAAPMAMAMAPAAGGDAGAAAEEEKDEFDVILTAAGDKKIQVIKEVRALTSLGLKEAKDLVDGAPKPVLEKVDKDAAEKAKAALEGAGASVELK; from the coding sequence ATGGCCAAGCTCAGCACTGAAGAGCTCCTCGACGCGTTCAAGGAGATGACCCTGATCGAGCTCTCTGAGTTCGTCAAGGCCTTCGAGGAGACCTTCGAGGTCACCGCAGCCGCTCCGATGGCGATGGCAATGGCCCCCGCTGCTGGAGGCGACGCTGGCGCTGCTGCAGAGGAGGAGAAGGATGAGTTCGACGTCATCCTGACCGCCGCTGGTGACAAGAAGATCCAGGTCATCAAGGAGGTGCGCGCCCTGACGAGCCTCGGCCTGAAGGAAGCCAAGGACCTCGTTGACGGTGCGCCGAAGCCGGTTCTGGAGAAGGTTGACAAGGACGCTGCGGAGAAGGCCAAGGCTGCCCTTGAGGGCGCTGGCGCCTCCGTCGAGCTCAAGTGA
- the rplJ gene encoding 50S ribosomal protein L10 — MATPQKQAAIAELRDKFRESDAAVLTEYRGLTVAQLKELRNSLRENGTYSVVKNTLTDIAAKEAGVTAFEGKMTGPSAIAFITGDPVEAAKSLRDFAKANPLLVIKGGYLDGKTLSAEEINKLADLESREVLLAKLAGAMKASLSQAVYLFAAPLSQAARTVDALRAKVEAEGPVSSAAAGETQDTPASADVEATADVAEGGDAS; from the coding sequence ATGGCAACGCCGCAGAAGCAGGCAGCCATCGCCGAACTCAGGGACAAGTTCCGTGAGTCCGATGCGGCCGTTCTCACGGAGTACCGCGGTCTGACCGTGGCCCAGCTCAAGGAGCTGCGGAACTCGCTGCGTGAAAACGGAACGTACTCCGTGGTGAAGAACACGCTCACCGACATCGCTGCCAAGGAAGCCGGGGTCACGGCGTTCGAGGGCAAGATGACGGGGCCCTCTGCGATCGCCTTCATCACGGGCGACCCGGTGGAAGCTGCCAAGAGTCTGCGTGACTTCGCCAAGGCGAACCCTCTCCTCGTCATCAAGGGCGGTTACCTCGACGGTAAGACGCTCTCGGCCGAGGAGATCAATAAGCTCGCGGACCTCGAGTCCCGCGAGGTGCTGCTGGCCAAGCTGGCAGGCGCCATGAAGGCGTCGCTCAGCCAGGCTGTCTACCTCTTCGCCGCACCGCTGTCGCAGGCTGCACGTACTGTCGACGCGCTGCGCGCGAAGGTCGAGGCCGAGGGGCCTGTCTCCTCGGCTGCGGCAGGGGAGACGCAGGACACCCCGGCCTCTGCAGATGTAGAGGCCACCGCCGACGTCGCCGAGGGTGGCGACGCGAGCTGA
- the rplA gene encoding 50S ribosomal protein L1: MKRSKSYRAAAEKISADRLYAPLAAVRLAKETSTTKYDATVEVALRLGVDPRKADQMVRGTVNLPHGTGKTARVLVFATGANAEAAKEAGADYVGSDELLTKIQGGWLDFDAVVATPDLMGKVGRLGKVLGPRGLMPNPKTGTVTMDVAKAVTDIKGGKIEFRVDKHSNLHFIIGKTSFSEEALVENYAAAMEEILRLKPSASKGRYITKATMSTTMGPGIPLDSSKTRSLMDEDQSNG; the protein is encoded by the coding sequence ATGAAGCGCAGCAAGTCTTACCGCGCAGCAGCGGAAAAGATCTCGGCTGATCGGCTGTACGCACCGCTGGCAGCTGTGCGTCTGGCCAAGGAGACCAGCACGACCAAGTACGACGCCACTGTCGAGGTTGCACTTCGGTTGGGTGTCGACCCTCGTAAGGCTGACCAGATGGTGCGAGGCACGGTCAACCTGCCTCACGGGACGGGTAAGACCGCTCGGGTTCTCGTTTTCGCCACTGGCGCGAACGCAGAAGCAGCCAAGGAAGCTGGAGCAGACTACGTCGGATCAGACGAGCTGCTTACCAAGATCCAGGGTGGCTGGCTTGATTTCGACGCGGTGGTCGCGACCCCGGACCTCATGGGTAAGGTCGGTCGCCTCGGTAAGGTTCTGGGCCCGCGCGGCTTGATGCCTAACCCGAAGACCGGAACGGTGACGATGGATGTTGCCAAGGCTGTGACCGACATCAAGGGCGGAAAGATCGAGTTCCGCGTGGACAAGCACAGTAACCTCCACTTCATCATCGGAAAGACCTCTTTCTCCGAGGAGGCCCTGGTCGAGAACTACGCTGCGGCGATGGAGGAGATTCTTCGTCTGAAGCCTTCCGCCAGCAAGGGCCGTTACATCACCAAGGCCACGATGTCGACCACGATGGGCCCGGGCATCCCGCTGGACTCGTCGAAGACTCGTAGCTTGATGGACGAGGACCAGTCCAACGGCTGA
- the rplK gene encoding 50S ribosomal protein L11 encodes MPPKKKVSGYIKLQIQAGQATPAPPVGPALGQHGVNIMEFVKAYNAATEAQRGSVIPVEITVYEDRSFTFVTKTPPAAEMIKKAAGIAKGSGEPHKNKVANLTQDQVREIAQQKMVDLNANDIDQAMKIIAGTARSMGVTVE; translated from the coding sequence ATGCCTCCCAAGAAGAAGGTATCCGGTTACATCAAGCTTCAGATCCAGGCTGGCCAGGCCACCCCGGCGCCCCCGGTGGGTCCGGCGTTGGGTCAGCATGGTGTCAACATCATGGAGTTCGTCAAGGCGTACAATGCTGCGACGGAGGCCCAGCGTGGCAGCGTGATCCCCGTTGAGATCACCGTCTACGAAGACCGCTCCTTCACCTTCGTCACCAAGACGCCTCCGGCCGCTGAGATGATCAAGAAGGCTGCTGGCATTGCGAAGGGCTCTGGAGAGCCGCACAAGAACAAGGTTGCCAACCTGACGCAGGACCAGGTCAGGGAGATCGCTCAACAGAAGATGGTCGATCTCAACGCGAACGACATTGATCAGGCTATGAAGATCATCGCAGGTACAGCTCGTTCTATGGGCGTCACGGTCGAATGA
- the nusG gene encoding transcription termination/antitermination protein NusG: MSDQWTSDVSEDRADPIRVTSDAEEPALAQSAAGTDAVAATETDSVDAPVDSDESQAMDELRAMLRGQAGDWYVVHSYAGYENRVKANLEQRAQSLNMEDYIFQVEVPMEQVTEIKNGQKKLVRRVRMPGYVLVRMDLTDESWGTVRHTPGVTGFVGNAYSPVPLSLDEVFSMLAPSIEEEPKVGAAKPAPKVVTDASAVDFEVGESVTVMEGPFETMPATISEVIPETQKLKVLVSIFGRETPVELSFNQVAKI; this comes from the coding sequence GTGTCTGATCAGTGGACTTCCGACGTTTCGGAAGACCGGGCCGACCCCATCAGGGTCACCTCCGATGCCGAGGAGCCCGCTCTCGCACAATCAGCGGCTGGGACCGATGCAGTAGCTGCAACGGAGACCGACTCGGTAGATGCTCCTGTCGACTCTGACGAGAGCCAAGCCATGGACGAGCTACGTGCCATGCTGCGAGGACAGGCCGGCGATTGGTATGTGGTCCACAGCTACGCTGGTTATGAGAACCGGGTGAAGGCCAACCTCGAGCAGCGAGCTCAGTCCCTCAACATGGAGGACTACATCTTCCAGGTCGAGGTGCCGATGGAACAGGTCACCGAGATTAAAAACGGACAGAAGAAGCTGGTGCGTCGGGTACGTATGCCCGGTTACGTGCTCGTCCGGATGGATCTCACCGATGAGAGCTGGGGCACAGTCCGGCACACCCCTGGGGTAACTGGGTTCGTTGGAAATGCTTATTCTCCGGTGCCGCTCAGCCTGGACGAAGTCTTCTCGATGCTGGCTCCCTCGATCGAGGAAGAGCCCAAGGTCGGGGCTGCCAAACCTGCGCCGAAGGTCGTGACAGACGCGAGCGCTGTGGACTTCGAGGTCGGGGAATCCGTCACGGTGATGGAGGGTCCCTTCGAGACGATGCCTGCCACCATTTCCGAGGTCATTCCGGAGACACAAAAACTAAAGGTTCTGGTTTCGATCTTCGGTCGTGAAACTCCCGTCGAGCTTTCGTTCAACCAGGTCGCGAAGATCTGA
- the secE gene encoding preprotein translocase subunit SecE has product MADDSLTGASRSASSRSDKRKSGQRRGVFAAIGLFIRQILDELSKVVRPTRSEWATYTTVVIIFVVVIMLFVFGMDTLFTKLVFWVFAGKDS; this is encoded by the coding sequence GTGGCCGACGACAGCCTGACAGGCGCCTCGCGCTCCGCTTCTTCGCGTTCTGATAAGCGGAAATCGGGTCAGCGTAGAGGTGTGTTCGCAGCGATCGGCCTCTTCATCCGGCAGATCCTGGACGAACTGAGCAAGGTTGTCAGACCTACTCGTTCGGAATGGGCTACCTACACGACTGTGGTCATCATTTTTGTCGTGGTGATCATGCTTTTCGTCTTCGGGATGGACACGCTCTTCACCAAGCTTGTCTTCTGGGTGTTTGCGGGTAAAGATTCTTAG
- a CDS encoding UDP-N-acetylmuramate dehydrogenase: protein MDAQADVELALLTTMRVGGPARRLVSARSAEEIISAVQKADRDSERVLLLSGGSNLLIGDAGFDGTVVRVLSNGVSVEEADADTVLVQVAAGESWGTFVDRAVTEGWSGVESLAGIPGMVGATPVQNVGAYGQDVSQTIEKVRAWDRRSGKVEELSNEECNFSYRNSRFKHSDRYVVLDVFFRLERSRLSQPLAYADLTKGLDAVQGDRRDLTEVREAVLAQRRMRGMLLDLADHDTWSCGSFFMNPVLSEDEFEALSRKAAGSERYSSVPRFPSGAGQIKTSAAWLIAQAGFGKGHGLPGPAALSTKHVLAVTNRGQARAADVIALARQVREGVQGAFGVTLVNEPIMVGLSL, encoded by the coding sequence ATGGATGCACAAGCCGATGTCGAGCTGGCGCTTCTGACGACAATGCGGGTGGGTGGTCCTGCTCGCAGGCTCGTCTCGGCTCGGTCAGCGGAGGAGATCATTTCCGCAGTACAGAAAGCAGATCGGGATTCCGAGCGTGTCCTGCTACTTTCTGGCGGCTCAAATCTGTTGATCGGGGACGCCGGATTCGACGGCACAGTCGTCAGGGTTCTTTCAAACGGGGTATCTGTGGAGGAAGCGGACGCCGACACGGTCCTGGTCCAAGTAGCTGCAGGTGAGTCCTGGGGGACCTTTGTGGACCGCGCTGTCACCGAAGGATGGTCCGGGGTTGAATCCTTGGCTGGCATTCCGGGGATGGTGGGTGCGACTCCGGTGCAGAACGTTGGCGCCTATGGCCAGGATGTGTCGCAGACCATCGAGAAAGTGCGGGCATGGGACCGACGCTCGGGGAAGGTTGAAGAACTCTCCAACGAGGAGTGCAACTTCAGCTATCGAAACAGTCGGTTTAAACACTCGGACCGATACGTGGTTTTGGACGTATTTTTCAGACTGGAGCGGAGTCGCCTGTCTCAGCCGCTGGCCTATGCAGACCTGACTAAAGGTCTGGACGCGGTCCAAGGGGACCGGCGGGATCTCACCGAGGTGCGTGAGGCCGTGCTGGCGCAGCGTCGGATGCGCGGTATGTTGCTCGATCTCGCAGACCATGACACGTGGAGCTGTGGTTCGTTCTTCATGAATCCGGTGCTCTCCGAGGACGAGTTCGAGGCTCTGTCCCGAAAAGCCGCGGGATCGGAGCGCTACTCCTCTGTGCCGCGTTTTCCGTCAGGGGCAGGGCAGATCAAAACTAGCGCGGCGTGGTTGATTGCTCAGGCCGGATTCGGTAAGGGACACGGGCTTCCTGGGCCCGCTGCACTATCGACCAAACATGTGCTGGCGGTGACGAACCGTGGGCAGGCGCGAGCCGCGGATGTGATTGCACTCGCTAGGCAGGTCCGGGAAGGGGTCCAGGGCGCCTTCGGAGTCACGCTCGTGAACGAACCGATCATGGTGGGGCTGTCTCTGTGA
- a CDS encoding MaoC/PaaZ C-terminal domain-containing protein: protein MTLSKVSQLTVGDCLGPLKVTVDRERLVAYAAASGDHNRIHWDEQFARSVGLPDVIAHGMWTMGAAVEVLSTLMVDPSVVRSYSTKFVAPVVVPPSGVVEIVATGQVKEVTACGVVIELEVRCGQEKVLSRTRVVLASDQEKAGN from the coding sequence ATGACGTTGTCGAAGGTGTCACAGCTGACAGTGGGGGATTGTCTAGGGCCGCTGAAGGTCACTGTCGATCGTGAACGACTGGTCGCCTACGCTGCGGCAAGTGGTGACCATAATCGCATTCATTGGGATGAACAGTTCGCACGGTCGGTGGGCTTACCGGATGTGATCGCTCACGGCATGTGGACCATGGGAGCTGCCGTCGAGGTGCTCAGTACGCTGATGGTCGATCCGTCTGTGGTCAGGAGTTACAGCACGAAGTTCGTGGCTCCTGTCGTCGTTCCGCCCTCAGGCGTTGTAGAGATCGTGGCGACTGGACAGGTGAAGGAGGTCACTGCGTGTGGCGTGGTGATTGAGCTCGAAGTCCGGTGTGGCCAGGAGAAAGTGCTCTCGAGGACGAGAGTGGTATTGGCTTCCGACCAGGAGAAGGCTGGGAACTGA
- a CDS encoding FAS1-like dehydratase domain-containing protein: protein MAVNSDFEGRTYDPSPPFLIGREAVRDFARAVGARSPLHHEVEAARAAGYRDVVAPPTYAVVIAQRCEAQYITDPQAGIDFSRVVHAEERFEMSSPLVAGDEVTAVLHVDRARMVRGNGMVTTRCELFVEGIRVGDVVSMMLVRAEETS, encoded by the coding sequence ATGGCTGTGAACTCCGATTTCGAGGGCCGGACCTACGACCCGAGCCCGCCTTTCCTCATCGGGCGGGAGGCCGTACGAGATTTTGCTCGTGCAGTCGGCGCGCGATCCCCTTTGCATCATGAGGTAGAAGCCGCCCGAGCAGCTGGTTATCGAGACGTGGTCGCGCCTCCCACTTATGCCGTGGTCATCGCGCAGCGATGCGAAGCGCAATACATCACCGATCCGCAGGCCGGGATCGATTTCTCCAGAGTGGTCCACGCCGAAGAGCGTTTTGAGATGTCTTCCCCACTGGTCGCTGGAGATGAGGTGACAGCGGTTCTCCACGTTGATCGAGCGCGCATGGTTCGGGGGAATGGGATGGTCACGACCCGTTGTGAGCTATTTGTCGAAGGCATCCGTGTAGGAGATGTCGTTTCCATGATGCTTGTCCGAGCGGAGGAAACCTCATGA
- the rpmG gene encoding 50S ribosomal protein L33, whose amino-acid sequence MASKSTDVRPKITLACVDCKDRNYITKKNRRNDPDRLEMNKYCPKCHKHTAHRETR is encoded by the coding sequence GTGGCCAGCAAGTCCACTGACGTCCGTCCGAAGATCACGCTTGCTTGTGTGGACTGCAAGGACCGGAATTACATCACTAAGAAGAACCGTCGGAACGACCCCGACCGTCTTGAGATGAACAAGTACTGCCCGAAGTGCCACAAGCACACGGCACACCGAGAGACCCGCTGA
- a CDS encoding energy-coupling factor transporter transmembrane component T family protein: MLTGLYLPGDTLVHRVRPSVKMLFLIVMTLLLFVIADLRVVIAISVVVGLLYLLARVPARVALAQVWPLRWFVVALFAYQWWSKDWVFATVMCANLIVAVAGASLVTLTTRVQDMLETTVSLAERLPDRVVDAERWGLLCALTVRSIPVVRRLLEETRDARRARGLERSLRALATPTVIRTIHHAGHVGDALAARGVDD, from the coding sequence ATGTTGACCGGCCTCTACTTGCCAGGCGACACGCTGGTGCACCGGGTGCGTCCGTCGGTCAAGATGCTCTTCCTCATCGTGATGACGCTGCTGCTCTTCGTGATCGCAGATCTCCGAGTAGTAATAGCGATCTCGGTCGTCGTCGGACTCCTTTACCTGTTGGCTCGTGTTCCTGCGCGAGTTGCGCTGGCCCAGGTGTGGCCCCTTCGCTGGTTCGTCGTTGCGCTTTTTGCTTATCAGTGGTGGTCGAAGGACTGGGTATTCGCCACTGTGATGTGTGCGAACCTCATCGTCGCGGTGGCTGGTGCCAGCTTGGTCACGTTGACGACCCGAGTCCAGGACATGTTGGAGACGACGGTGTCGCTGGCAGAACGACTTCCCGATCGAGTGGTCGATGCCGAGCGCTGGGGCTTGCTTTGTGCCTTGACCGTGCGTTCCATCCCGGTGGTAAGGCGATTGTTGGAAGAGACCCGTGACGCGAGGCGTGCGAGAGGGTTGGAGCGCAGCCTGCGAGCGTTGGCGACTCCGACGGTGATCCGGACCATTCACCATGCGGGACATGTCGGTGATGCACTGGCCGCGAGAGGTGTGGATGACTGA
- a CDS encoding energy-coupling factor ABC transporter ATP-binding protein, translating into MSLAGHNGIVFSGVSHSYGERTVLDGIDLTLSESRVGVIGANGSGKSSLARMINGLVTPSWGKIVVNGLDVAKQGAEVRRHVGFVFPNPDAQIVMPTVAEDVAFSLRRRKLPRDQVDHLVGEVLARFGLAGHRDHPAHLLSSGQKQLLAIAAIMVTEPSVLVCDEPTTLLDLRHSRQVADLLAGLSQQVILVTHQLDLLMDWGRVVVIDGGKVVHDGPGRESVAFYRELMSC; encoded by the coding sequence GTGAGCCTCGCTGGTCACAACGGGATCGTTTTTTCCGGGGTCAGTCATTCTTACGGGGAACGCACGGTCCTGGACGGGATTGATCTGACTCTTTCCGAGTCGCGGGTGGGCGTTATCGGGGCAAACGGATCAGGTAAGTCGTCCCTGGCCCGGATGATCAACGGACTGGTCACCCCCTCTTGGGGAAAAATCGTGGTCAACGGGCTCGATGTGGCGAAACAGGGTGCAGAGGTGCGGCGCCATGTCGGTTTCGTCTTCCCTAACCCTGATGCGCAGATCGTGATGCCGACAGTCGCCGAGGACGTCGCCTTCTCCTTACGTCGGCGCAAACTTCCCCGAGATCAGGTCGATCACCTGGTGGGGGAGGTATTGGCCAGGTTCGGGCTGGCGGGCCATCGAGATCATCCGGCACACCTTCTGTCGAGCGGGCAGAAACAGCTTCTGGCTATCGCGGCGATCATGGTCACCGAGCCGTCGGTTCTGGTCTGCGACGAGCCGACGACCTTGCTCGACCTGAGACATTCACGACAGGTCGCGGACCTTCTCGCCGGGCTCTCCCAGCAGGTGATCCTTGTCACTCATCAACTGGACCTGCTCATGGACTGGGGTCGGGTCGTGGTGATCGATGGTGGCAAAGTCGTTCATGACGGGCCAGGGCGCGAATCGGTGGCTTTCTATCGGGAGCTCATGTCATGTTGA
- a CDS encoding biotin transporter BioY, translating into MSEQAQVATDVANSNSSRRSSARFFSARDLALIAAFAALTVVLGLAPPVSIPGTPVPFTFQHLGVSLCGAILGWKRGSAAIALMLAVGMLGVPVLAGGRSTVAALAGPTVGYLVGFVIGAAVIGVMVQFRLPKVEPWWIGLSCVIGGIVVMHALGIPYAAMRTRTSLWAQLVLHLAFIPGDLIKAAIATAVATAVHRGVPGLTPPLRRGR; encoded by the coding sequence ATGTCTGAGCAAGCCCAGGTCGCCACCGACGTGGCGAATTCCAATTCTTCGAGGCGGTCTTCGGCTCGCTTCTTCTCCGCGCGGGATCTCGCGCTCATCGCAGCTTTCGCTGCGCTGACTGTGGTGTTGGGACTAGCTCCTCCGGTGAGTATTCCGGGAACCCCGGTCCCCTTTACTTTTCAGCATCTCGGTGTTTCGTTGTGCGGTGCGATTCTCGGCTGGAAACGAGGCTCTGCGGCTATCGCCTTGATGCTGGCAGTGGGAATGCTGGGTGTTCCGGTGCTGGCCGGAGGGCGTTCCACGGTTGCTGCGTTGGCTGGTCCGACTGTCGGATATCTTGTGGGCTTTGTCATCGGAGCGGCAGTCATTGGCGTCATGGTCCAGTTCCGTCTCCCCAAGGTAGAGCCATGGTGGATCGGACTTTCCTGCGTGATCGGTGGGATCGTGGTGATGCACGCCCTGGGTATCCCGTATGCGGCGATGCGCACCAGGACGAGCTTGTGGGCGCAGCTCGTATTGCACCTTGCTTTCATCCCTGGTGATCTGATCAAGGCTGCGATCGCGACTGCGGTTGCCACTGCCGTGCACCGAGGAGTACCTGGTTTGACTCCTCCGCTGCGTCGGGGCCGGTGA
- a CDS encoding Re/Si-specific NAD(P)(+) transhydrogenase subunit alpha, giving the protein MRIGIPKETNAGETRVAATPQTVAQLLKLGYEVTVEADAGQRSALSDTAFTDSGATISTVEDVWSADIVIKVNEPHDDELARLCDGATLIALLAPRLNQELVDKLTTRKITALSMDAVPRISRAQALDVLSSMANIAGYRAIVEAAHEFGRFFTGQVTAAGKVPPAKVFVAGAGVAGLAAIGAANALGAIVRANDVRPEVAEQVESMGAEFVHVDDPGAQVSSDGYAKEMGEEYQRRQAAMYAEQCRDVDIIVTTALIPGRPAPRLITAEMIATMKAGSVIVDMAAATGGNVEGSVAGEKVVTDNGVTLIGYTDLAGRLPTQASQLYGQNMVNFLKLATPGKDGELCLDMDDIVMRGMTVVKDGELMWPPPPVQVSAAPPPTAPAPEVTEPAPPKKTSPAAKAAIFTGIGALSLLLFAFSPEPFLGHFMVFMLSVVIGYYVIGNVHHALHTPLMSVTNAISGIIIVGVLLQIGRDSSPVFVDVLAFIGVLLASINIFGGFTVTQRMLGMFRKD; this is encoded by the coding sequence GTGCGCATCGGCATACCCAAGGAGACGAACGCGGGTGAGACCCGCGTCGCCGCCACACCGCAGACCGTCGCACAGCTGCTGAAACTCGGATACGAAGTCACCGTCGAAGCCGATGCAGGACAGCGCTCCGCCCTGTCCGACACCGCTTTCACTGACTCCGGCGCCACGATCAGCACTGTCGAAGACGTCTGGTCCGCCGACATCGTCATCAAGGTCAACGAGCCGCATGACGACGAACTTGCTCGCCTCTGCGACGGAGCAACCCTCATAGCGCTCCTGGCGCCCAGGCTCAACCAGGAACTCGTCGACAAACTCACCACCCGCAAGATCACCGCGTTATCCATGGATGCAGTCCCCCGCATCTCCCGCGCTCAAGCACTCGATGTCCTCAGCTCGATGGCCAATATCGCCGGCTACCGCGCCATCGTCGAAGCAGCCCACGAATTCGGACGATTCTTCACCGGCCAAGTCACGGCTGCAGGGAAGGTTCCTCCGGCCAAGGTCTTCGTTGCCGGAGCCGGCGTCGCAGGCCTCGCCGCTATCGGCGCCGCCAACGCCCTCGGAGCGATCGTCCGAGCCAATGACGTCCGCCCCGAAGTCGCCGAACAGGTCGAATCCATGGGCGCTGAATTCGTTCACGTCGACGACCCCGGCGCACAAGTCAGCTCAGACGGATACGCCAAAGAAATGGGCGAGGAATATCAGCGCCGCCAAGCCGCCATGTACGCCGAGCAGTGCCGAGACGTCGACATCATCGTCACCACAGCGCTCATCCCCGGCCGCCCCGCACCCCGGCTCATCACCGCCGAGATGATCGCGACCATGAAAGCCGGCAGCGTGATCGTCGACATGGCCGCCGCCACCGGCGGCAATGTCGAAGGAAGCGTCGCAGGGGAGAAGGTCGTCACCGACAACGGGGTGACCCTGATCGGCTACACCGACCTCGCTGGGCGTCTCCCGACCCAGGCCAGCCAGCTCTACGGCCAGAACATGGTCAATTTCCTGAAACTCGCCACTCCGGGCAAGGACGGCGAGCTCTGCCTCGACATGGACGACATCGTCATGCGCGGCATGACCGTGGTGAAGGACGGCGAACTGATGTGGCCGCCGCCTCCCGTCCAGGTGTCTGCCGCACCACCACCGACAGCACCTGCACCCGAGGTCACGGAACCAGCACCCCCGAAGAAGACCTCGCCTGCTGCCAAAGCAGCGATCTTCACCGGAATCGGAGCTCTGTCACTACTCCTCTTCGCGTTCTCCCCTGAACCCTTCCTCGGGCACTTCATGGTCTTCATGCTCTCGGTGGTCATCGGCTACTACGTGATCGGCAATGTCCACCATGCGCTGCACACCCCCTTGATGAGCGTCACCAACGCCATCTCGGGGATCATCATCGTGGGTGTCCTGCTCCAAATCGGAAGAGATAGTTCCCCTGTCTTCGTCGACGTCCTCGCCTTCATCGGCGTCCTACTGGCGAGCATCAACATCTTCGGTGGTTTCACCGTCACCCAACGCATGCTCGGCATGTTCCGGAAGGACTGA
- the pntB gene encoding Re/Si-specific NAD(P)(+) transhydrogenase subunit beta, producing MTITLVQGSYIIAGLLFILSLAGLSKHETAEGGNRNGILGMGVALLITILAAVIGVDAAGEANDRDGSGSTGLGLMLLAMAIGAVIGIWKARKVEMTGMPELIALLHSFVGLAAVLVGYNSFFEAEHRIQEAGGVADRIPDLAGALGPIHSAEVFIGVFIGAVTFTGSVVAYLKLSAKMKSAPLMLPAHNWINLGILAVSTVLTVFFVRTPGLPFLAAMTVLALALGFHLVASIGGGDMPVVVSMLNSYSGWAAAAAGFMLNNDLLIITGALVGSSGAFLSYVMCKGMGRSFINVIAGGFGSDGAVVGEAKDYGEHREVDAEAVADLLLDAKSVVITPGYGMAVAQAQYPVAEITDTLRKRGITVRFGIHPVAGRLPGHMNVLLAEAKVPYDIVLEMDEINDDLAHTDVVLVIGANDTVNPAALDDPHSPIAGMPVLSVWEAEQVIVFKRSMATGYAGVQNPLFFKENTAMLFGDAKQRVDDILRVLHTRAATGA from the coding sequence ATGACTATCACCCTGGTGCAAGGCTCATACATCATTGCCGGGCTGCTCTTCATCCTCAGTCTCGCCGGACTGTCCAAACACGAAACCGCTGAAGGCGGCAACCGCAACGGCATCCTCGGTATGGGCGTCGCGCTGCTCATCACCATCCTCGCCGCCGTCATCGGCGTCGACGCAGCCGGAGAGGCCAACGACCGCGACGGCAGTGGCAGCACAGGTCTGGGGTTGATGCTCCTCGCCATGGCCATCGGAGCTGTCATCGGCATCTGGAAGGCACGCAAGGTCGAAATGACCGGCATGCCTGAACTCATCGCGCTACTGCACAGTTTCGTCGGGCTGGCTGCTGTCCTCGTCGGATACAACAGCTTTTTCGAAGCCGAACACCGCATCCAGGAAGCTGGCGGAGTCGCAGACCGGATCCCGGACCTCGCCGGAGCACTCGGCCCCATCCACAGCGCGGAAGTCTTCATCGGCGTCTTCATCGGCGCAGTTACCTTCACCGGCTCCGTGGTGGCCTACCTCAAGCTCAGCGCCAAGATGAAGTCGGCCCCGCTGATGCTCCCCGCCCACAACTGGATCAATCTGGGCATCCTCGCCGTTTCCACAGTGCTCACCGTCTTCTTCGTCCGGACACCCGGCCTGCCCTTCCTGGCCGCCATGACTGTGCTTGCGCTAGCCCTGGGATTCCACCTCGTCGCTTCCATCGGTGGCGGAGACATGCCCGTCGTAGTCTCCATGCTGAACAGCTACTCCGGGTGGGCTGCAGCCGCTGCCGGATTCATGCTCAACAACGATCTGCTCATCATCACCGGAGCACTCGTCGGATCTTCTGGTGCCTTCCTGTCCTACGTGATGTGCAAAGGCATGGGACGCTCCTTCATCAACGTGATCGCTGGCGGATTCGGATCCGACGGCGCAGTGGTCGGTGAAGCCAAGGACTACGGTGAACACCGTGAGGTCGACGCCGAGGCAGTGGCCGACCTACTCCTGGATGCCAAGAGCGTCGTCATCACCCCGGGATACGGCATGGCCGTTGCCCAGGCCCAGTACCCGGTCGCCGAGATCACCGATACCCTGCGCAAAAGGGGAATCACCGTTCGTTTCGGCATCCATCCCGTCGCAGGACGTCTCCCCGGACATATGAACGTTCTACTCGCCGAGGCCAAGGTGCCTTATGACATCGTCCTGGAAATGGATGAGATCAACGACGACCTCGCCCACACCGATGTGGTCCTGGTGATCGGTGCCAATGACACCGTCAACCCAGCGGCCCTCGACGACCCCCACTCCCCCATCGCCGGGATGCCGGTCCTCTCGGTCTGGGAAGCCGAACAGGTCATCGTCTTCAAACGATCCATGGCCACCGGATACGCCGGAGTTCAGAATCCGCTGTTCTTCAAGGAGAACACCGCCATGCTTTTCGGTGACGCCAAGCAAAGAGTGGACGACATCCTGCGTGTCCTGCACACCCGAGCTGCCACCGGCGCCTGA